One window of Acidobacteriota bacterium genomic DNA carries:
- the mutM gene encoding bifunctional DNA-formamidopyrimidine glycosylase/DNA-(apurinic or apyrimidinic site) lyase translates to MPELPEVELVARSLQKLVGGRTFASVELRRERLAPEHTPADFAALLGGASIVRVDRRGKHILIELDNRRTLIVHLRMSGRFMLLGADREDPKFAHAVFYLDDEMRLVFEDQRHFGFMRIVETDLLQEAKELKKLAPEPFSDAFNAAYLRSVFKDSKRAVKLVLLDQTRVLGLGNIYASEAMFLAKINPKRRASSFTRPKTEKLFGMIREVLAESMAHGSTLNVDPENIDGSYYGGGYESAWRVYDRENEPCVECETPIRRIVQGGRSTYYCPNCQR, encoded by the coding sequence ATGCCCGAACTTCCCGAAGTCGAACTGGTCGCTAGGTCGCTCCAAAAACTTGTCGGCGGCCGAACCTTTGCGTCTGTCGAACTCCGTCGCGAAAGGCTCGCTCCGGAGCATACGCCGGCGGATTTCGCGGCGTTGCTTGGCGGCGCTTCGATCGTTCGAGTCGATCGTCGCGGAAAACACATTCTGATCGAACTCGACAATCGACGGACGCTGATCGTCCACTTGCGGATGTCGGGCCGATTTATGCTTCTCGGCGCGGACCGCGAGGACCCGAAGTTCGCGCACGCCGTGTTTTATCTGGACGACGAAATGCGGCTCGTTTTCGAGGATCAGCGCCATTTCGGATTTATGCGGATCGTCGAAACCGATCTTCTCCAGGAAGCGAAAGAACTTAAGAAACTCGCGCCCGAACCGTTCTCCGACGCCTTCAACGCGGCGTACCTTCGATCCGTATTCAAGGATTCGAAACGCGCCGTCAAACTGGTCCTGCTCGATCAGACGCGCGTCCTCGGGCTTGGCAACATATATGCCTCCGAGGCGATGTTTCTCGCGAAGATCAACCCGAAACGACGGGCGTCTTCGTTCACGCGGCCGAAGACGGAGAAGCTCTTCGGGATGATCCGCGAAGTTCTTGCCGAATCGATGGCGCACGGTTCGACGCTCAACGTCGATCCGGAAAACATAGACGGAAGCTATTATGGCGGCGGCTATGAATCGGCGTGGCGCGTTTACGACCGCGAGAACGAGCCGTGCGTCGAATGCGAAACGCCGATCCGGCGCATCGTCCAGGGCGGGCGGTCAACATATTACTGCCCGAACTGTCAACGATGA
- a CDS encoding NDP-sugar synthase, whose protein sequence is MQALILAGGKGTRLRPLTVYTPKPIVPFLNKPFLLYQIEILRRAGIEDITLSLSYQPDKIEHLLGSGAEFGVNLRYITEPSPMGTGGAYKFGIHDENETTVVLNGDVMTDVSIADLVEFHRSKNADATILLAPVENPSAYGLVQTDADHKVLRFLEKPKADELASLTTNTINAGIYVLEPSVLELIPAGRNYSFEYNVFPDLLEKQKRFFAYILEGDYWRDIGNPASYLQGHHDFFAGKIRGFEVDRTKESEIATAAVIDSNSIIGPDCVVKPNARILNSVLGAGVHVEEHAIIENSVIWSHTRIAGSSEIRDAIVGRSCHIGRNVSVRAGTVLGDKTLLTDYTRV, encoded by the coding sequence ATGCAGGCATTAATTTTAGCGGGAGGAAAAGGAACCCGGCTCAGACCGTTGACGGTTTACACGCCAAAGCCGATCGTGCCGTTTCTGAACAAACCTTTCCTGCTTTACCAGATCGAGATCCTGCGCCGTGCGGGCATCGAAGACATCACGCTTTCGCTGAGCTATCAGCCGGACAAGATCGAACATTTGCTCGGCAGCGGCGCGGAGTTCGGCGTCAACCTGCGATACATAACCGAACCGAGTCCGATGGGTACCGGCGGCGCGTATAAATTCGGTATCCACGACGAAAACGAAACGACGGTCGTTCTGAACGGCGACGTTATGACCGATGTTTCAATCGCCGATCTCGTCGAATTTCACCGGTCGAAGAACGCCGATGCGACGATTCTTCTGGCGCCCGTCGAAAACCCTTCCGCATATGGGCTGGTTCAGACGGACGCGGATCACAAGGTCCTGCGATTCCTCGAAAAGCCGAAAGCCGATGAACTCGCGAGTTTGACCACGAACACGATCAACGCCGGCATTTATGTACTCGAACCGTCAGTTCTCGAACTAATTCCCGCAGGTCGAAATTATTCTTTCGAATACAACGTATTCCCCGACCTGCTCGAGAAACAAAAGCGGTTTTTCGCCTATATTCTCGAAGGCGACTACTGGCGCGACATCGGAAATCCGGCAAGTTATCTTCAGGGACATCACGACTTTTTCGCCGGCAAGATTCGCGGTTTCGAAGTTGATCGAACGAAGGAATCGGAAATCGCCACGGCGGCCGTTATCGATTCGAACTCCATAATCGGTCCCGATTGCGTCGTTAAGCCGAATGCGAGGATCCTCAATTCAGTGCTCGGTGCGGGCGTCCACGTCGAGGAACACGCGATCATAGAGAATTCCGTGATCTGGTCGCACACGCGCATCGCCGGTTCGTCCGAGATCCGCGACGCGATCGTCGGCCGCAGTTGCCACATCGGCCGCAACGTGTCCGTCCGCGCGGGAACCGTGCTCGGAGACAAGACCTTGCTGACGGATTACACGCGGGTCTGA
- a CDS encoding bifunctional homocysteine S-methyltransferase/methylenetetrahydrofolate reductase encodes MRNFRNLIESDGIYVFDGAMGTRLYEKGIYINRSYDELNLINKDLVREVHEEYVRAGAEIIQTNTFSANYHKLQQFGLDSQLREINLSAAQIAREAAGEKVYVAGTIGPLGMRIEPYGSTSFEEARGMFRQQAEALLEGEIDLFVLETFSDLSEIQQAILAVKEACDLPIVAQIAIQTDGNTVFGATPEIFTQRLDDWGADVIGLNCSVGPAMFLNALEKMREVTDKKLSAQPNAGLPRDVQGRQMYMCSPEYMAEFARRFIQVGASFIGGCCGTTPAHIKLLADAIRSVSPRQRPHHFVKHPVTVQELKPEDVKVVAAEERSKWSRKIARGEFVTSVEVLPPKGCDAEKTLESIRLLKTAGVDAVNIPDGPRAQTRMSAQAMAVLVEREIGIEAVLHYCCRDRNLLGMMSDLLGAAALDLHNLLIITGDPPKMGPYPDATAVFDIDAIGLTNMVNRLNHGLDLGNNPIGRPTAFSIGVGVNPGAVNLDEEIKRFEWKVEAGAEYAITQPVFDTAQLRRFLERISHVKIPIIAGIWPLISYRNAEFMHNEVPGVNVTADILDRMRAASERGKEEARDEGIAIARESLAEVRDIIAGVQVSAPFGNVKYALQVFEVLDEFKK; translated from the coding sequence ATGCGTAACTTTCGAAATCTAATCGAGTCCGACGGCATTTACGTCTTTGACGGCGCGATGGGAACCCGCCTTTACGAGAAAGGCATCTACATCAACCGCTCGTACGACGAACTGAATCTCATCAACAAAGATCTGGTCCGCGAAGTTCACGAGGAATACGTTCGCGCCGGTGCGGAAATCATACAGACCAACACGTTCAGCGCGAACTATCATAAACTGCAGCAATTCGGGCTCGATTCGCAACTCCGCGAGATCAATCTTTCGGCGGCGCAGATCGCGCGCGAGGCGGCGGGAGAAAAGGTCTACGTCGCCGGAACGATCGGGCCGTTGGGAATGCGAATCGAACCCTATGGTTCGACATCTTTTGAAGAGGCGCGCGGTATGTTCAGGCAGCAGGCGGAAGCGCTGCTCGAAGGCGAGATCGACCTGTTCGTGCTTGAAACGTTCTCGGATCTGTCGGAAATTCAGCAGGCGATTCTTGCGGTCAAGGAAGCTTGCGATCTCCCGATCGTCGCGCAGATCGCGATTCAAACCGACGGCAACACGGTTTTCGGAGCGACGCCTGAGATCTTTACCCAACGGCTTGACGATTGGGGGGCCGACGTCATCGGACTCAATTGCAGCGTTGGTCCGGCGATGTTCCTCAACGCGCTCGAAAAAATGCGCGAAGTTACCGACAAGAAACTCTCGGCGCAGCCGAACGCCGGACTTCCGCGCGACGTCCAGGGCCGCCAGATGTATATGTGCTCGCCCGAGTATATGGCCGAATTCGCGCGCCGGTTCATACAGGTCGGAGCCAGTTTTATCGGTGGCTGCTGCGGCACGACGCCGGCGCATATCAAACTCCTGGCGGACGCGATCCGTTCCGTTTCGCCGCGACAGCGTCCGCATCATTTCGTCAAGCACCCGGTGACGGTCCAGGAACTCAAGCCCGAAGACGTCAAGGTCGTGGCGGCCGAAGAGCGGTCAAAATGGTCGCGCAAGATCGCGCGCGGCGAATTCGTGACTTCGGTTGAAGTTTTGCCGCCGAAAGGCTGCGACGCCGAAAAAACGCTCGAATCGATCAGGCTGTTGAAAACCGCCGGCGTTGACGCCGTCAACATCCCCGACGGCCCGCGCGCGCAGACACGTATGAGCGCGCAGGCAATGGCGGTGCTGGTCGAGCGCGAGATCGGAATCGAGGCGGTGCTTCATTACTGTTGCCGCGACCGGAACCTGCTCGGGATGATGTCGGATCTTCTCGGCGCGGCCGCGCTAGATCTTCATAATCTGCTGATCATAACCGGCGATCCGCCGAAAATGGGGCCTTACCCTGACGCGACCGCCGTGTTCGACATCGACGCTATCGGCCTGACGAATATGGTCAACCGACTCAATCACGGGCTCGATCTCGGGAACAACCCGATCGGCCGTCCGACGGCTTTTTCGATCGGCGTCGGCGTAAATCCGGGCGCGGTGAATCTCGACGAGGAGATCAAACGTTTCGAATGGAAAGTCGAAGCGGGCGCCGAGTACGCGATCACGCAGCCGGTTTTCGATACCGCACAATTGAGGCGTTTTCTCGAGCGCATCTCGCACGTCAAGATCCCGATAATCGCCGGAATTTGGCCGCTCATCAGTTACCGCAACGCCGAATTTATGCATAACGAGGTTCCGGGCGTCAACGTTACGGCCGACATTCTCGATCGAATGCGCGCGGCGTCTGAAAGGGGCAAGGAAGAGGCGCGCGACGAAGGCATTGCGATCGCCCGCGAATCGCTCGCGGAGGTCCGCGACATCATCGCCGGCGTTCAGGTATCGGCGCCGTTCGGCAACGTCAAATATGCGCTTCAAGTTTTTGAGGTGCTGGACGAGTTTAAGAAGTAG